One window from the genome of Drosophila albomicans strain 15112-1751.03 chromosome 2L, ASM965048v2, whole genome shotgun sequence encodes:
- the LOC117566025 gene encoding embryonic polarity protein dorsal: MAENTGNDGNRSPSMDEDESTLDDLQKIFNPVRSSASEPAMSSMMPLPMHVPTSAAFTRIVVEPTNHIIRFRYKCEGRTAGSIPGNNSKPEAKTYPTIEIVNYNGPAHVFVSCVTADPPYRQHPHELVSKDEADKCKAGAYIKRLKPGEQRLELQKVGIQCTKKTEVAEALKKRKEKNIDPFRAGFEHAKDVSSINLSQLRLCYHVVIMDEKTKSNIALEPVVSSPIYGKSNDLTITKMCKCSSKSSGGDEIILLCEKVNRNDIKIRFFETNADDVVVWEAYGIFGNHNVYKQTAIAFKTPSYHNKNIQNCVDVEVQLVRPSDGATSAPRVFTYKPNPGMLTFARLQHKLKRKQELDVFQQILSIDSETTATKYSCSPLDINEDENTVSSDEQQSSGTLNDFEIAVKKLQMRHRIESEANEADATVTDYTDGLDNDNDAEQDGEEEDMGIELEVPQLLPQLADDCTQTSTPMEEILQQPQLQSRPLSNVDKINEWMKSSEFERTDSLTVENGDTPTLSHSTAQTAFTNVSSLTANTTITNQLDDEANGGSRRDTLENAALKELPAGEEPEPEPEPELVSASAQASVDIDENFDETATYTSLQIAYNHPVEMPQKSKAETQASYHATNPFSQLDEAELVVLTNPPAPRIKVNAAQTPATPPSPPLPLPPRTPSPVDCEHRLPPLPPKPRHSQDLSVSEHSVSNSVSLSRSRNGSVSSTRTTPSPIIIMRTPDQSPTKRLPQMLPPSSTGSNSAAASPKKRQGFFSRLFSRRRSRAEDADETHSVNSRATTPTGSREPSVNHFAVGDPNRSSVRSLQPPGLSPQNSVSRGGRPVGRSSSSVSGKRPAHLDADVIHIPLKGGDSENSLLRPESYSTASTLSYGRPLDRKTLSTLQLADIPISDGNMELVAIADRQSIKNLCEGAYGVMLDPSVDLSEAEHFALYTSKSPEPERELDGGGEAVDAGDFLSADEIARRLAEANGLE, from the exons gCAATCGATCTCCTTCAATGGACGAGGACGAGTCGACGCTGGATGACTTGc AGAAAATATTCAATCCTGTGCGATCGTCCGCCTCAGAGCCGGCCATGTCTTCGATGATGCCGCTGCCGATGCACGTGCCAACTTCGGCTGCCTTTACACGCATTGTTGTGGAGCCCACGAATCACATTATACGATTTCGGTATAAATGCGAGGGTCGCACAGCGGGCTCGATACCCGGCAACAATTCAAAGCCCGAAGCTAAGACGTATCCCACCATCGAGATTGTCAACTACAATGGACCCGCTCATGTCTTTGTCTCTTGCGTCACCGCCGATCCGCCATATCGTCAGCATCCTCACGAGCTGGTCAGCAAGGATGAGGCCGATAAGTGCAAAGCTGGTGCGTATATCAAGCGATTGAAGCCTGGCGAGCAGCGGTTGGAACTGCAGAAAGTTGGCATTCAGTGCACCAAAAAGACGGAAGTGGCCGAGGCGCTGAAGAAGCGCAAAGAGAAGAATATTGATCCATTTCGTG CTGGCTTTGAGCACGCCAAGGATGTGTCCAGCATTAATTTGAGCCAATTGCGTCTCTGCTATCACGTCGTCATTATGGATGAGAAAACCAAATCCAATATTGCCCTCGAGCCAGTTGTTTCATCGCCCATCTACGGCAAGAGCAACGATCTGACCATCACCAAGATGTGCAAATGCTCCTCAAAGTCCAGCGGTGGGGATGAGATCATTCTGCTCTGCGAAAAGGTCAACAGGAATGACATCAAGATCCGTTTCTTTGAGACAAATGCCGACGATGTTGTCGTGTGGGAGGCCTACGGCATCTTTGGCAATCACAATGTGTACAAACAGACGGCGATTGCGTTCAAAACACCGAGttaccacaacaaaaacattcaGAACTGCGTCGAT GTGGAAGTGCAGCTGGTGCGTCCTTCGGATGGTGCGACGAGTGCTCCGCGTGTCTTCACCTACAAACCCAACCCAGGTATGCTAACATTTGCACGTCTGCAGCACAAGCTGAAGCGTAAGCAGGAGCTGGACGTGTTCCAGCAGATACTTTCGATAGATAGCGAGACGACGGCCACGAAATACTCGTGTTCGCCGCTCGACATCAACGAGGATGAGAATACGGTTTCATCGGACGAACAGCAAAGTTCGGGAACATTGAATGATTTCGAGATTGCGGTGAAGAAATTGCAGATGCGGCATCGCATCGAATCGGAGGCGAATGAAGCGGATGCCACGGTGACCGATTACACCGACGGACTCGACAATGACAATGATGCCGAACAGGACGGGGAAGAGGAGGACATGGGCATTGAGTTGGAGGTGCCACAATTGTTGCCCCAACTGGCTGACGATTGCACACAGACCTCGACGCCCATGGAGGAGATATTGCAGCAACCGCAGTTGCAATCGCGACCGCTGAGTAATGTGGACAAGATCAATGAGTGGATGAAGAGCAGCGAATTCGAGCGCACCGACAGCTTGACCGTGGAGAACGGCGATACGCCAACGCTCTCGCACAGCACGGCGCAAACAGCTTTTACTAACGTCAGCAGCCTGACTGCGAATACAACCATCACAAATCAGTTGGACGATGAAGCCAACGGCGGCTCACGACGCGACACTCTTGAGAATGCAGCACTCAAAGAGCTGCCTGCGGGAGAGGAACCCGAACcggagccagagccagagctgGTGAGCGCTAGTGCTCAGGCTTCGGTGGATATCGATGAGAACTTCGATGAGACAGCCACCTATACGAGTCTGCAGATTGCCTACAATCACCCGGTGGAAATGCCGCAAAAGTCGAAAGCCGAAACTCAAGCATCGTATCATGCCACGAATCCTTTTAGTCAGCTGGACGAAGCTGAGTTGGTGGTGCTCACAAATCCTCCTGCGCCACGCATTAAAGTGAATGCAGCTCAGACGCCAGCAACACCGCCATCGCCACCGCTTCCCTTGCCACCGCGCACTCCCTCGCCCGTCGATTGCGAACATCGTTTGCCCCCGCTGCCGCCGAAGCCGCGTCACTCGCAGGATCTGAGTGTTAGCGAACACAGCGTCTCGAATTCGGTGTCGTTGAGTCGCTCACGCAATGGAAGCGTTAGCTCCACACGGACCACGCCCTCgcctattattattatgcgaACTCCCGATCAGAGTCCCACCAAACGTTTGCCGCAAATGCTGCCTCCCAGCTCGACCGGCTCCAATTCGGCAGCTGCCTCGCCCAAGAAGCGTCAGGGCTTCTTTTCACGTCTCTTTTCGCGTCGTCGCAGTCGTGCCGAAGATGCCGACGAAACGCATTCGGTGAACTCACGCGCCACCACGCCCACCGGTAGCCGGGAGCCTAGTGTAAATCATTTTGCAGTCGGTGATCCCAATCGCAGTTCGGTGCGTTCCCTGCAGCCACCGGGCTTGAGTCCGCAGAACAGCGTCTCCCGGGGAGGTCGTCCGGTAGGTCGCAGCTCCAGCAGCGTCTCAGGGAAGCGACCGGCTCACTTAGATGCCGATGTCATTCACATACCGCTCAAGGGTGGTGATAGCGAGAACAGTTTGCTGCGTCCCGAGAGCTACTCCACGGCCAGCACCTTGTCCTATGGTCGACCCTTGGATCGCAAGACGCTGAGCACGCTGCAGTTGGCCGACATACCGATAAGTGATGGCAACATGGAGCTGGTGGCCATTGCCGACCGGCAGAGCATTAAGAATTTGTGCGAGGGCGCCTATGGAGTGATGCTTGATCCCAGCGTCGATCTCTCCGAGGCCGAACACTTTGCGCTCTACACGAGCAAATCTCCCGAACCGGAGCGTGAACTCGACGGCGGTGGCGAGGCGGTGGATGCGGGTGATTTCTTGAGCGCCGATGAGATTGCCAGACGCTTGGCAGAGGCAAATGGATTGGAATAG
- the LOC117566027 gene encoding GATA zinc finger domain-containing protein 10-like isoform X1 codes for MSEQFHQNAIESTELVKRKLAGLASNSKQRRLQPTTNAQEMSNYFGQTTPFLHSYQTKPSPTGSTFETDVKFEMQFDVDNIPSTSNQEFLTNFPLSPVSSYSTADSISPVQQQQQQPQMQQQLPQQQQQMYLGSSPSPSFGSEMKYEVPQMQIDSIPTTCVQNICTDFSMSPGSSYSTTDGIAPMMTVQQQQQQFQQQQQQLPLQNCPNELEMTNALNHMTMQDNSYPSKMMQLSNQVHSKTSFNGGSFIATNSHDVQMNNNNNAFSPNMNTTNLSFSPQNCMPYELNPQQSQSPSQFQQVQYQQQQQQQLMQQSQQQQQLQQQQLQQHQQQLAQQQQQHQQQQQQQQLVQQEALDFLGDLGFDNTNITESAEIRYINDLQKTIATLDSQSPT; via the exons ATGAGCGAACAGTTCCATCAAAATGCGATCGAATCCACCGAATTAGTTAAGCGTAAATTAGCTGGTCTTGCTTCCAATAGCAAACAGCGGCGATTGCAAC caacaaccaacGCACAGGAGATGTCGAATTATTTTGGACAGACGACACCGTTTTTGCACTCATACCAAACGAAGCCAAGTCCGACGGGCAGCACATTTGAAACGGACGTCAagtttgaaatgcaatttgatgTGGACAACATTCCCTCGACGAGCAACCAAGAATTCCTCACGAATTTCCCGCTGTCGCCCGTTTCAAGTTACAGCACTGCCGATAGCATTTCACcggtgcaacagcagcagcagcaaccacaaatgcaacagcaattgccacaacagcagcagcaaatgtatCTGGGGAGCAGTCCAAGTCCATCGTTTGGCTCCGAGATGAAGTATGAAGTGCCGCAAATGCAAATCGATAGCATTCCCACGACGTGCGTCCAAAATATTTGCACGGATTTTTCAATGTCGCCCGGATCCAGTTACAGCACAACCGATGGCATTGCCCCCATGATGAcggtgcaacaacaacaacagcaattccaacagcaacaacaacagctgccaTTGCAAAACTGTCCCAACGAGCTGGAGATGACGAATGCTCTCAATCACATGACCATGCAGGACAATTCGTATCCATCCAAGATGATGCAGTTGTCCAATCAAGTGCATTCCAAAACCAGCTTCAACGGTGGCAGCTTCATAGCCACGAATTCGCATGATGTGCaaatgaataacaacaacaatgccttCAGTCCCAACATGAACACCACAAACTTGTCTTTTTCACCACAGAATTGTATGCCATATGAATTGAATCCACAGCAATCGCAGTCTCCTTCGCAGTTCCAACAAGTTCaatatcagcaacaacaacagcagcaactgatgCAGCAatcccagcaacagcagcaattacagcaacaacagctgcagcaacatcaacagcaacttgcacagcaacaacagcagcatcaacaacagcaacaacaacagcaacttgtGCAGCAGGAGGCTTTGGATTTCCTTGGCGACTTGGGCTTTGATAATACCAACATCACAGAAAGTGCAGAGATACGTTATATTAATGATttacaaaaaacaattgcTACTCTCGACAGCCAATCGCCAACATAA
- the LOC117566027 gene encoding GATA zinc finger domain-containing protein 10-like isoform X2, whose amino-acid sequence MSNYFGQTTPFLHSYQTKPSPTGSTFETDVKFEMQFDVDNIPSTSNQEFLTNFPLSPVSSYSTADSISPVQQQQQQPQMQQQLPQQQQQMYLGSSPSPSFGSEMKYEVPQMQIDSIPTTCVQNICTDFSMSPGSSYSTTDGIAPMMTVQQQQQQFQQQQQQLPLQNCPNELEMTNALNHMTMQDNSYPSKMMQLSNQVHSKTSFNGGSFIATNSHDVQMNNNNNAFSPNMNTTNLSFSPQNCMPYELNPQQSQSPSQFQQVQYQQQQQQQLMQQSQQQQQLQQQQLQQHQQQLAQQQQQHQQQQQQQQLVQQEALDFLGDLGFDNTNITESAEIRYINDLQKTIATLDSQSPT is encoded by the coding sequence ATGTCGAATTATTTTGGACAGACGACACCGTTTTTGCACTCATACCAAACGAAGCCAAGTCCGACGGGCAGCACATTTGAAACGGACGTCAagtttgaaatgcaatttgatgTGGACAACATTCCCTCGACGAGCAACCAAGAATTCCTCACGAATTTCCCGCTGTCGCCCGTTTCAAGTTACAGCACTGCCGATAGCATTTCACcggtgcaacagcagcagcagcaaccacaaatgcaacagcaattgccacaacagcagcagcaaatgtatCTGGGGAGCAGTCCAAGTCCATCGTTTGGCTCCGAGATGAAGTATGAAGTGCCGCAAATGCAAATCGATAGCATTCCCACGACGTGCGTCCAAAATATTTGCACGGATTTTTCAATGTCGCCCGGATCCAGTTACAGCACAACCGATGGCATTGCCCCCATGATGAcggtgcaacaacaacaacagcaattccaacagcaacaacaacagctgccaTTGCAAAACTGTCCCAACGAGCTGGAGATGACGAATGCTCTCAATCACATGACCATGCAGGACAATTCGTATCCATCCAAGATGATGCAGTTGTCCAATCAAGTGCATTCCAAAACCAGCTTCAACGGTGGCAGCTTCATAGCCACGAATTCGCATGATGTGCaaatgaataacaacaacaatgccttCAGTCCCAACATGAACACCACAAACTTGTCTTTTTCACCACAGAATTGTATGCCATATGAATTGAATCCACAGCAATCGCAGTCTCCTTCGCAGTTCCAACAAGTTCaatatcagcaacaacaacagcagcaactgatgCAGCAatcccagcaacagcagcaattacagcaacaacagctgcagcaacatcaacagcaacttgcacagcaacaacagcagcatcaacaacagcaacaacaacagcaacttgtGCAGCAGGAGGCTTTGGATTTCCTTGGCGACTTGGGCTTTGATAATACCAACATCACAGAAAGTGCAGAGATACGTTATATTAATGATttacaaaaaacaattgcTACTCTCGACAGCCAATCGCCAACATAA
- the LOC117566029 gene encoding putative E3 ubiquitin-protein ligase UBR7, producing MSDTSSAANAAETGEVNPLEQSTITMLDVLEEEKEMEEEYAAVLGASDEKACTYGKGAIQRQALYSCLTCCPEARNDVSKSAGICLACSYRCHEHHELIELYTKRNFRCDCPTLKMGSEKRCALNAQLDEVQPTNADNQYNQNFQGLYCKCKRPYPDPERTTEEIMLQCAICEDWFHLAHMEAPPAANEKWLDACSEMICDGCMKSHEFLKDYTGLALQPVAAKEEQENDAKVEEANEEPVQKRSKQEDDDCKRPKPKKEHKGAAFWTNDWRKSLCQCAKCMELYKEQSVQFLLDAEDSAKSYEERGMKRAEENSSYEQGIRALASMGHSQQIDAITEYNRMKDKLKDYLQSFATSKKVVTEDDIKRFFAGMRDENNANNSSTAQQPYFCR from the exons ATGAGCGACACAAGCAGCGCTGCAAATGCAGCCGAAACTGGCGAAGTGAATCCATTGGAACAATCTACAATTACAATGCTCGACGTGCTGGAAGAGGAAAAAGAAATGGAGGAAGAATATGCGGCCGTACTTGGAGCCTCCGATGAAAAAGCTTGCACATATGGTAAGGGCGCAATACAACGACAGGCGCTATATTCCTGCTTAACCTGCTGCCCCGAGGCACGCAACGATGTTTCTAAGAGTGCTGGCATTTGTCTTGCTTGCTCCTATCGCTGTCATGAGCACCACGAATTAATTGAACTCTACACAAAGCGCAACTTTCGTTGCGATTGTCCAACGTTGAAAATGGGCAGCGAGAAGCGTTGTGCTCTCAACGCTCAGCTGGATGAAGTGCAGCCGACGAATGCGGACAATCAATACAATCAGAATTTCCAGGGCTTGTACTGCAAGTGCAAGCGTCCGTATCCCGATCCAGAACGCACTACAGAGGAGATAATGCTGCAGTGCGCCATTTGCGAGGATTGGTTCCATTTGGCTCACATGGAAGCGCCACCAGCTGCCAACGAAAAGTGGCTGGATGCCTGTAGTGAAATGATATGCGACGGCTGTATGAAAAGTCATGAGTTTCTTAAGGATTACACTGGACTTGCTTTGCAACCAGTTGCAGCAAAGGAGGAGCAGGAAAATGATGCCAAAGTGGAGGAAGCAAACGAGGAGCCAGTACAGAAACGCAGCAAACAAGAGGATGACGACTGCAAGCGTCCCAAACCGAAGAAGGAGCACAAGG GCGCCGCTTTCTGGACCAACGATTGGCGTAAATCGCTCTGTCAGTGCGCCAAGTGCATGGAACTCTACAAGGAGCAGTCGGTGCAGTTTCTGCTGGATGCCGAGGATTCAGCCAAATCGTATGAGGAGCGCGGCATGAAACGTGCCGAGGAGAACTCCAGCTATGAGCAGGGCATACGTGCCTTGGCCTCCATGGGACACTCGCAGCAGATCGATGCCATCACCGAGTACAATCGTATGAAGGATAAGCTCAAGGATTATCTGCAGTCATTTGCTACCAGCAAGAAGGTTGTTACTGAGGATGATATTAAGCGTTTCTTTGCCGGCATGCGTGATGAGAACAATGCCAATAATAGCTCAACAGCCCAGCAGCCCTATTTTTGCCGTTAA
- the LOC117566030 gene encoding radial spoke head protein 9 homolog — MNVEYFSEGLECLMYSGRKLSPEQRILIENSLIVLMQENRFSGMYFWGRITATKNDYYIAFGYTNDCLKDRKYFYSLDQYQWQLLPFVQSPKIFQATVLAVEPFVGDPSLLTYVKLDPTFTIVANQVVNISRPEVVKLKEEERLAAIVFIISEECAICPRGALYKMVDGRVIPNQMFRGLNDLQIDNLSYYQLYRLPRNDLKTNLSKRSDYNYAIDFLDTIDGVIPLNQAFALNMQSNERIAVIKSCVWLGMTFFHKLNSRKHGFLYLGDGRKNFDLLFMY, encoded by the exons ATGAATGTGGAATACTTTTCGGAGGGGCTGGAATGTCTGATGTATTCGGGTCGCAAGTTGTCCCCGGAGCAGCGCATTCTCATCGAGAACTCATTGATTGTGCTGATGCAGGAGAATCGCTTCTCGGGCATGTATTTTTGGGGTCGCATTACGGCGactaaaaatgattattatattgCCTTTGGCTACACGAATGATTGTCTCAAGGATCGCAAGTATTTCTACAGTCTGGATCAGTATCAATGGCAACTTCTGCCGTTTGTGCAGAGTCCCAAAATTTTTCAGGCCACGGTGCTGGCAGTCGAACCCTTTGTTGGTGATCCCAGTCTGCTGACCTATGTTAAGTTG GATCCAACATTTACTATTGTGGCCAATCAAGTGGTGAACATCAGTCGACCAGAGGTGGTCAAGTTGAAGGAAGAGGAGCGTTTGGCAGCAATTGTGTTTATCATAAGTGAGGAGTGCGCAATTTGTCCTCGCGGTGCTCTTTATAAGATGGTGGATGGTCGTGTTATACCAAATCAAATGTTTCGCGGCCTCAATGATTTGCAGATCGATAATCTATCCTACTATCAGCTCTATCGTCTGCCTCGCAACGACCTCAAAACCAATCTATCGAAGCGGAGCGACTACAATTATGCCATTGATTTTTTGGATACCATCGATGGTGTTATTCCTCTGAATCAGGCGTTTGCTTTGAATATGCAGAGTAATGAACGCATTGCAGTGATCAAGTCCTGCGTCTGGCTGGGCATGACTTTCTTCCACAAGCTCAACTCACGTAAACATGGTTTTCTTTACCTGGGCGATGGTCGCAAGAACTTTGATTTGCTCTTTATGTATtaa
- the LOC117566031 gene encoding DNA-directed RNA polymerase II subunit RPB11 → MNAPPTFESFLLYEGEKKIIKELDTKVTNAAIFTINKEDHTLGNMIRNQLLKDPNVLFAGYKVPHPLEHKFVIRIQTTADYSPQEAFMNAITDLLAELSLFEERFKDAIKEKKEGGD, encoded by the exons ATGAATGCGCCACCAACATTCGAATCGTTTCTGCTGTATGAAGGCGAAAAGAA AATCATCAAAGAGCTGGACACAAAAGTGACAAATGCGGCAATATTCACCATCAACAAGGAAGATCACACGCTGGGCAACATGATTCGCAA CCAATTGTTGAAGGATCCCAATGTGCTGTTTGCCGGCTACAAAGTTCCACATCCGCTGGAGCACAAGTTCGTCATCCGCATCCAGACGACAGCAGATTATTCACCTCAGGAGGCATTCATGAATGCCATTACCGATCTGCTGGCCGAGCTCTCGCTCTTCGAGGAGCGCTTTAAA GATGCCATTAAGGAGAAAAAGGAGGGTGGTGATTAA